From one Neovison vison isolate M4711 chromosome 1, ASM_NN_V1, whole genome shotgun sequence genomic stretch:
- the LOC122914905 gene encoding olfactory receptor 2W1-like → MDTNNGSSTTDFILLGFSDRPQLEPIISGVVFIFYIVTLVGNTTIILVSYLDTQLHTPMYFFLSNLSFLDLCYATSIVPQMLVNLWGPTKSITYGGCVLQFFFALDLGATECLLLAVMAYDRYAAVCQPLHYTVIMHPQLCQKMVLTAWLGGLGSALILCSLTLKLPRCGHQVVDNFFCEMPALIKMACVRSKVMEIIVFALGVIFLLVPLSLILISYAVITQAVVRIKSAARWSKVLNTCGSHLTVVTLFYGTLIYMYMKPQNSTSQDEGKFLTLFYTIITPTLNPLIYTLRNKDVKSAVKRILSVEKWSAKS, encoded by the coding sequence ATGGACACAAACAATGGAAGTTCCACAACAGATTTCATCCTGCTGGGCTTTTCTGATCGGCCCCAACTTGAACCCATCATCTCTGGGGTGGTCTTCATCTTCTATATTGTGACTCTGGTAGGAAACACAACCATCATTCTGGTATCTTACCTAGACACCCAGCTCCATACGCCCATGTATTTCTTCTTATCCAATTTGTCTTTTTTGGATCTCTGCTATGCAACAAGCATTGTCCCCCAGATGCTGGTAAATCTATGGGGTCCGACAAAGTCTATTACATATGGAGGGTGTGTGCTCCAATTCTTCTTTGCCCTTGACCTGGGAGCCACTGAATGTCTTCTCTTGGctgtgatggcctatgaccgctatgctGCTGTCTGTCAACCTCTTCACTACACGGTCATAATGCACCCTCAGCTTTGCCAGAAGATGGTGCTCACTGCGTGGTTAGGTGGTCTTGGAAGTGCGTTAATTCTTTGCTCCCTGACTTTGAAATTACCAAGATGTgggcaccaggtggtggataATTTTTTCTGTGAGATGCCAGCATTGATCAAGATGGCTTGTGTACGCTCAAAAGTAATGGAGATCATTGTCTTTGCTCTCGGGGTGATATTTCTTCTAGTACCTCTATCACTAATTCTCATCTCATATGCAGTAATCACTCAAGCAGTCGTGAGGATCAAGTCAGCAGCAAGGTGGAGTAAGGTCCTTAATACATGTGGTTCCCACCTCACAGTAGTAACTCTGTTTTATGGAACACTCATTTACATGTACATGAAGCCACAGAATAGCACCTCCCAAGATGAGGGGAAGTTCCTTACTCTCTTTTACACAATCATCACACCCACTCTTAACCCTCTGATCTatactttaagaaacaaagatgTAAAGAGCGCAGTAAAGAGAATACTGTCTGTGGAGAAATGGTCAGCCAAGTCATGA